Proteins co-encoded in one Gouania willdenowi chromosome 1, fGouWil2.1, whole genome shotgun sequence genomic window:
- the LOC114462782 gene encoding rho-related GTP-binding protein RhoU-like: MLPHDGGKPQKPRRVSEPVCGADLPPLPLPTRRLKNRDFGLSARHRRPGSAPERRVNCVLVGDGAVGKSSLVVSYTTNGYPAEYVPTAFDNFTVMVVVDGKPLRVQLCDMAGQDELERLRPLCYKNADVFLLCYSVVRPCSFRNITNKWLPEIRQHSPDAPLVLVGTQLDLREDVQVLIHLAQNQERPVGTEEGQRLARDLGAVSFAECSALTQKNLKDAFDSAILASIQPTDSSSVQQQRLTLRRKTPDKIKSLSEVWWKKINCLMAD, translated from the exons ATGCTTCCACACGACGGCGGAAAACCACAGAAGCCCCGCCGGGTGTCAGAGCCAGTGTGCGGGGCTGACCTCCCCCCGCTGCCGCTGCCGACACGCCGCCTGAAGAACCGGGACTTTGGTCTGAGCGCGAGGCACCGGCGGCCCGGGTCCGCCCCGGAGCGGAGGGTGAActgtgtcctggtaggagacgGAGCTGTGGGTAAAAGCAGCCTGGTAGTCAGCTACACCACCAACGGATACCCGGCGGAGTATGTGCCCACAGCGTTTGACAACTTCACCg TGATGGTTGTGGTCGACGGAAAACCATTGAGAGTGCAGCTCTGTGACATGGCTGGACAG GATGAGTTGGAGCGCCTCCGCCCGCTGTGCTACAAAAACGCTGACGTCTTCCTCCTGTGCTACAGCGTGGTCCGACCCTGCTCTTTCCGTAACATAACCAACAAATGGCTCCCTGAAATCCGTCAGCACTCCCCAGATGCTCCCTTGGTCCTAGTGGGTACCCAGCTGGACCTGAGGGAAGACGTCCAGGTTCTGATCCACCTGGCGCAGAACCAGGAGCGTCCAGTGGGTACAGAGGAGGGTCAGCGGCTGGCCCGAGACCTTGGTGCAGTGAGCTTTGCTGAATGCTCTGCGTTGACCCAAAAGAACCTGAAGGATGCTTTTGATTCTGCCATCTTGGCTAGCATCCAGCCAACAGACAGTAGCAGTGTTCAGCAGCAGAGGCTGACCCTCAGGAGGAAGACACCCGATAAAATCAAAAGCCTGTCAGAGGTCTGGTGGAAGAAGATCAACTGCCTGATGGCAGATTAG